In Pengzhenrongella sicca, a single genomic region encodes these proteins:
- a CDS encoding BldC family transcriptional regulator, which yields MAASPSESETLLTPSEVAALFRVDPKTVTRWAKSGKLSSIRTLGGHRRYHEVEVRDLLNGIPVQGTVD from the coding sequence ATGGCCGCATCGCCGAGCGAATCTGAGACCCTCCTCACCCCCTCCGAGGTTGCGGCGCTGTTTCGCGTCGATCCCAAGACCGTGACGCGCTGGGCGAAGTCCGGCAAGCTCTCGTCGATCCGCACCTTGGGTGGGCACCGGCGCTACCACGAGGTCGAGGTGCGGGACCTGTTGAACGGGATCCCGGTGCAGGGCACCGTCGACTGA
- a CDS encoding DNA-3-methyladenine glycosylase 2 family protein — protein MPPTPASTLPEPGAAYRAISGRDPRFDGRLFVGVLSTGIYCRPSCPARTPLPQNCRFYPAAAAAVAAGFRACRRCRPDSLPGSREWDARGDLAARALRAIADGAIDRSGVGGLADSLHVSTRQLHRILVAEVGASALQLARTRRAQLARMLIDQTALSMIDVAFAAGFASLRQFNDVMREEFGAPPSTLRRSPGSRPGRGTADRAPVDTAELTLRLRYVAPYDAAGWLAHVVGRAIPGLERVDDERTVTRLLAAPGGPARVTIAFDPGGKIVARLALADLGDLAGVVVRIRRWLDLDADPGLVGSALCADPLLGPLVARRPGLRIPGTTDPFELAVRAVLGQQISVAGARTLAGRLVAAYGAPGVDGLRLFPEAAVLAAAGPDELRGIGLTGARAGTLARLAAAVAGGLPLTVGADRAQVRAGLLALPGIGPWTADYVALRALGDPDVFPAGDLVLRKALADLPGGAGHPLDIAAATRRAAAWSPWRGYAAQHLWTAWSARVAADAPVPA, from the coding sequence GTGCCCCCAACCCCCGCGTCGACCCTGCCCGAGCCGGGTGCCGCGTACCGCGCCATCAGCGGGCGCGACCCCCGGTTCGACGGGCGCCTGTTCGTCGGCGTGCTCTCGACGGGCATCTACTGCCGTCCGTCCTGCCCCGCCCGGACCCCGCTGCCGCAGAACTGCCGGTTCTACCCGGCGGCGGCCGCCGCCGTCGCCGCCGGCTTCCGCGCCTGCCGGCGCTGCCGGCCGGATTCCCTGCCCGGCTCGCGCGAGTGGGACGCCCGAGGGGACCTCGCCGCCCGCGCGCTGCGCGCGATCGCCGACGGCGCGATCGACCGGTCGGGCGTCGGCGGGCTCGCGGACTCGCTGCACGTCAGCACGCGCCAGCTGCACCGCATCCTGGTGGCGGAGGTCGGGGCGTCCGCGCTTCAGCTCGCCCGCACCCGGCGCGCTCAGCTCGCCCGCATGCTCATCGACCAGACGGCGCTGTCGATGATCGACGTCGCGTTCGCGGCGGGCTTCGCGAGCCTGCGCCAGTTCAACGACGTGATGCGCGAGGAGTTCGGCGCGCCACCGTCGACGTTGCGGCGGTCCCCGGGCTCGCGGCCGGGGCGGGGGACGGCCGACCGCGCGCCCGTCGACACCGCCGAGCTGACGCTCCGGCTGCGGTACGTCGCGCCGTACGACGCCGCGGGCTGGCTCGCGCACGTCGTCGGCCGCGCGATCCCCGGGCTGGAGCGGGTGGACGACGAGCGCACGGTCACCCGGCTGCTGGCGGCGCCCGGCGGGCCGGCCCGCGTCACGATCGCGTTCGACCCGGGCGGCAAGATCGTCGCGCGGCTGGCCCTGGCGGACCTCGGCGACCTCGCCGGCGTCGTCGTGCGGATCCGGCGGTGGCTCGACCTGGATGCCGACCCGGGCCTCGTCGGGAGCGCGCTGTGCGCGGACCCGCTGCTCGGCCCGCTCGTGGCGCGCCGGCCCGGGCTGCGGATCCCCGGCACGACCGACCCGTTCGAGCTCGCGGTCCGGGCCGTGCTCGGGCAGCAGATCTCGGTCGCGGGGGCGCGGACGCTCGCCGGCCGGCTCGTCGCCGCGTACGGGGCGCCCGGGGTGGACGGGCTGCGGCTGTTCCCTGAGGCCGCGGTGCTCGCGGCCGCGGGGCCGGACGAGCTGCGCGGCATCGGGCTCACGGGAGCGCGGGCCGGCACGCTCGCGCGCCTCGCGGCCGCCGTCGCCGGCGGGCTGCCCCTGACGGTCGGGGCAGACCGCGCGCAGGTGCGCGCGGGCCTGCTCGCCCTGCCGGGCATCGGGCCGTGGACGGCCGACTACGTCGCGCTGCGCGCGCTCGGCGACCCGGACGTGTTCCCCGCGGGCGATCTCGTGCTCCGCAAGGCGCTCGCCGATCTCCCGGGCGGCGCCGGCCACCCGCTGGACATCGCCGCGGCCACGCGGCGCGCGGCCGCGTGGAGCCCGTGGCGCGGCTACGCGGCGCAGCACCTGTGGACGGCGTGGTCCGCCCGCG